From the genome of Haloterrigena sp. KLK7, one region includes:
- a CDS encoding saccharopine dehydrogenase NADP-binding domain-containing protein — protein MSTNSGQPTLLIYGSYGFVGDLVAREAIDRGLDPILAGRDRERVRKQIDELEQRGRRFSLEDPVTVATALEDVDCVLNCAGPFSNTAEALVEGCLRSETDYVDITGEIPVIESIHDRDAEATEAGITLLPAAALSTIPMDCLAAHLADRLPEATHLALGVDSFRVPSIGTLRTVIEGADTENAVRRDGDLESAPTGWKTREIDFGRGERPAVTMPMGDISTAHYTTGIPNVEMYAVMPQPARTALRLHRYLSPVFESKPVRWTLKQLVGVREGPSERARERGSAYVWGEARTEDGERVVSRLRTPDPYVVTVDGAVTVAERVLAGDADAGFQTPAGAFGADFVFELEGVEGFFDEETPAETSPVSPLLQ, from the coding sequence ATGTCCACGAATTCGGGGCAGCCGACGCTCCTGATCTACGGCTCGTACGGCTTCGTCGGCGACCTCGTCGCTCGCGAAGCGATCGACCGCGGACTGGATCCGATCCTCGCGGGCCGCGACCGCGAACGGGTCCGAAAGCAGATCGACGAACTCGAGCAGCGGGGTCGCCGGTTCTCGCTCGAGGACCCCGTGACCGTCGCGACGGCCCTCGAGGACGTCGACTGCGTCCTGAACTGCGCGGGGCCGTTCTCGAACACCGCCGAGGCGCTGGTCGAGGGCTGTCTCCGCAGCGAGACGGACTACGTCGATATCACCGGTGAGATTCCAGTCATCGAGTCGATTCACGACCGCGACGCGGAGGCGACCGAAGCGGGGATCACCCTCCTGCCGGCCGCCGCCCTCTCGACGATTCCGATGGACTGTCTGGCCGCCCACCTCGCCGACCGGCTGCCGGAAGCGACTCACCTCGCGCTGGGCGTCGACTCGTTCCGAGTGCCCTCGATCGGGACGCTCCGGACGGTCATCGAGGGCGCCGATACGGAGAACGCCGTCCGCCGCGACGGCGACCTCGAGAGCGCGCCGACGGGGTGGAAGACCCGCGAAATCGACTTCGGTCGCGGCGAACGGCCGGCGGTGACGATGCCGATGGGCGACATTTCGACGGCCCACTACACGACCGGGATTCCGAACGTCGAGATGTACGCGGTGATGCCCCAGCCCGCTCGCACCGCGCTGCGGCTGCATCGCTACCTCTCGCCGGTGTTCGAGTCGAAACCGGTTCGCTGGACGCTGAAACAGTTGGTCGGCGTCCGCGAGGGTCCCTCCGAGCGGGCCCGCGAGCGCGGCTCGGCCTACGTCTGGGGCGAAGCGCGCACCGAAGACGGCGAGCGCGTCGTCTCCCGCCTGCGGACGCCCGATCCGTACGTCGTCACCGTCGACGGCGCGGTGACGGTCGCCGAGCGGGTGCTCGCGGGCGATGCCGACGCCGGATTCCAGACCCCCGCCGGCGCGTTCGGCGCCGACTTCGTCTTCGAACTCGAGGGCGTCGAGGGCTTCTTCGACGAGGAGACGCCAGCGGAGACGTCGCCGGTGAGTCCGCTGCTGCAGTAA
- a CDS encoding ORC1-type DNA replication protein, which translates to MADDPEEGMLSWDESVFRDEHVFEIDYVPETFKHREGQTQSLTYALRPAVRGSRPLNVMVRGPPGTGKTTAIQKLFDEVGAQTSDVRTIRVNCQVNATRYSVFSRLFEGTFDYEPPSSGISFKKLFGQIAEKLVEEDKVLVVALDDINYLFYENEASDTLYSLLRAHEEYPGAKIGVVVVSSDPALDVIDELDSRVQSVFRPEDVYFPVYDQPEIVDILDERVKRGFNDGVIARDTLEYVAELTADSGDLRVGIDLLRRAGLNAEMRASRTVERQDVEEAYEKSKYINLSRSLSGLTDTERTLLEVIAHHDGEQAGDVYDVFHEETELGYTRYSEIVNKLDQLGLIDADYAEVDGRGRSRSLSLSYEKDAVLERLE; encoded by the coding sequence ATGGCAGACGACCCCGAGGAGGGGATGTTGTCGTGGGACGAATCCGTGTTCCGGGACGAGCACGTCTTCGAGATCGACTACGTTCCCGAGACGTTCAAGCACCGTGAAGGCCAGACCCAGAGCCTGACGTACGCGCTTCGGCCGGCGGTGCGCGGCTCCCGACCGCTGAACGTCATGGTCCGCGGACCGCCGGGTACCGGCAAGACGACGGCCATCCAGAAGCTGTTCGACGAGGTGGGCGCCCAGACCAGCGACGTCCGCACCATCCGCGTCAACTGTCAGGTCAACGCCACCCGGTACTCGGTGTTCTCGCGGCTCTTCGAGGGGACCTTCGACTACGAGCCCCCGTCCTCGGGCATCTCGTTCAAGAAGCTGTTCGGCCAGATCGCCGAGAAGCTCGTCGAGGAGGACAAGGTGCTCGTCGTCGCCTTAGACGACATCAACTACCTCTTCTACGAGAACGAGGCCTCGGACACGCTCTACTCGCTCCTGCGGGCCCACGAGGAGTACCCCGGCGCGAAGATCGGAGTCGTCGTCGTCTCCTCCGACCCCGCACTGGACGTCATCGACGAACTCGATTCGCGGGTCCAGAGCGTCTTCCGCCCCGAGGACGTCTACTTCCCCGTCTACGACCAGCCCGAGATCGTCGATATCCTCGACGAGCGCGTCAAACGCGGCTTCAACGACGGCGTCATCGCCCGGGACACCCTCGAGTACGTCGCCGAACTCACCGCCGACAGCGGCGATCTGCGGGTCGGGATCGACCTGCTGCGCCGGGCCGGGCTGAACGCCGAGATGCGGGCCAGCCGCACCGTCGAGCGCCAGGACGTCGAGGAGGCCTACGAGAAGTCCAAGTACATCAACCTCTCGCGGAGCCTCTCGGGGCTGACCGACACCGAACGGACGCTGCTCGAGGTGATCGCCCACCACGACGGCGAACAGGCCGGCGACGTCTACGACGTCTTCCACGAGGAGACCGAACTGGGCTACACGCGCTACTCCGAGATCGTCAACAAACTCGACCAGCTGGGGCTGATCGACGCCGACTACGCCGAGGTCGACGGCCGCGGCCGGTCGCGGTCGCTGTCCTTATCCTACGAGAAGGACGCGGTGTTGGAACGGCTCGAGTGA
- a CDS encoding DUF1059 domain-containing protein, whose product MPYQFECSADHCQFLIRSSSSDEVERLVRAHVRMTHDGRIAKADIERETDRVELA is encoded by the coding sequence ATGCCCTACCAGTTCGAGTGTTCGGCGGATCACTGCCAGTTTCTGATCCGCTCGAGCAGTTCCGACGAGGTGGAACGGTTGGTGCGAGCGCACGTTCGAATGACCCACGACGGACGGATCGCGAAGGCCGATATCGAACGCGAGACGGACCGCGTCGAACTGGCGTAG
- a CDS encoding MutS-related protein, producing the protein MDLETIPGVGEKTARALEALDEPERALRRGDVATIATAPGITQGRAARIARGAIRQEHDDPGGFLATDRAREVYREVLDLLQARTVTDYAAQRLETIYPSPRRSRIEDVQAFAREAIERDYDDAVLEALEGLEPLRNPGDVRVRERCLATTDAERYSEAREAIPELSVEVVEDAQGLAELARGYSTVIALDESFAGVTLEGDVQVKPDALENPAEVVPERPLSFFARNRDRLQAAVEVHRTADLEPACDLEALEDGLSRLDEDGTVAGDDELDRLTTAVDDLDAAASAAESVANDRLREAIREQDVTIEGSDLLSLVERGAGVDSLLARELADEYAAAVEAAREHLVDALDLDQGESEIARRAFSDEPAFPVERDEAVVSRLREELTAAKERRAGRLKRELAADLADQREGARQLVRDALELDVELAIARFAREYECTMPEFVGESGETATESDDSVGFAIEGGQSPLLDEPLEAIDPVDYAVSDVALLSGVNSGGKTSTLDLVASVVVLAHMGLPVPAERVRLRRFDDLHYHAKTQGTLDAGAFESTVREFADLAQGGEGSLVLVDELESITEPGASAKIIAGILEALSENGATAVFVSHLAGEIREMADYDVTVDGIEAVGLVDGELEVNRSPVKDHLARSTPELIVEKLADEARDDAVATNGGAPANDGDGDPEPVFYDRLLEKFD; encoded by the coding sequence ATGGATCTCGAGACGATCCCGGGCGTCGGCGAAAAGACCGCTCGGGCGCTGGAAGCGCTCGACGAGCCCGAGCGCGCGCTGCGGCGGGGCGACGTCGCGACGATCGCGACCGCGCCGGGGATCACACAGGGGCGGGCCGCGCGCATCGCGCGCGGCGCGATCCGACAGGAACACGACGATCCCGGCGGCTTCCTCGCGACCGACCGCGCCCGCGAGGTCTACCGGGAGGTGCTCGATCTGCTGCAAGCGCGGACCGTCACCGACTACGCCGCCCAGCGACTCGAGACGATCTACCCGAGTCCGCGCCGCTCGCGCATCGAGGACGTCCAGGCGTTCGCCCGCGAAGCCATCGAGCGCGACTACGACGACGCGGTGCTCGAAGCCCTCGAGGGCCTCGAACCCCTTCGGAATCCGGGCGACGTTCGCGTCCGCGAGCGCTGTCTGGCGACGACCGACGCCGAGCGCTACTCCGAAGCGCGCGAGGCGATCCCGGAACTCTCCGTCGAGGTCGTCGAGGACGCGCAGGGGCTGGCCGAACTCGCGCGGGGCTACTCGACCGTGATCGCCCTGGACGAGTCGTTCGCCGGCGTCACCCTCGAGGGCGACGTGCAGGTCAAACCCGACGCGCTCGAGAACCCGGCGGAGGTAGTCCCGGAGCGGCCGCTGTCCTTCTTCGCGCGCAACCGGGACCGCTTGCAGGCGGCCGTCGAGGTGCATCGAACGGCGGACCTGGAACCGGCCTGCGACCTCGAGGCCCTCGAGGACGGCCTCTCGCGGCTCGACGAGGACGGCACCGTCGCGGGCGACGACGAACTCGATCGCCTGACGACGGCGGTCGACGATCTGGACGCGGCCGCGAGCGCGGCGGAAAGCGTGGCCAACGACCGCCTGCGGGAGGCGATCCGCGAACAGGACGTGACGATCGAGGGCTCGGACCTGCTCTCCTTAGTCGAGCGGGGCGCCGGCGTCGACTCCCTGCTCGCGCGCGAACTGGCCGACGAGTACGCCGCGGCCGTCGAGGCCGCCCGCGAGCACCTCGTCGACGCGCTCGACCTCGATCAGGGGGAGAGCGAGATCGCCCGGCGCGCGTTCAGCGACGAACCGGCGTTTCCGGTCGAGCGCGACGAGGCGGTCGTCTCGCGGCTTCGCGAGGAGCTCACGGCGGCCAAGGAGCGCCGCGCCGGCCGGCTCAAACGCGAGCTCGCGGCCGATCTGGCCGACCAGCGCGAGGGCGCCCGCCAGCTCGTTCGGGACGCCCTCGAGCTGGACGTCGAACTCGCCATCGCCCGCTTCGCGCGGGAGTACGAGTGTACGATGCCGGAGTTCGTGGGTGAGAGCGGTGAAACCGCGACCGAGAGCGACGATTCCGTCGGCTTCGCCATCGAGGGCGGCCAGTCGCCGCTGCTGGACGAACCGCTCGAGGCCATCGATCCCGTCGACTACGCGGTCTCGGACGTCGCCCTGCTGTCGGGGGTCAACAGCGGCGGGAAGACCTCGACGCTGGATCTGGTCGCCAGCGTCGTCGTGCTGGCCCACATGGGCCTCCCCGTGCCGGCCGAGCGCGTGCGCCTCCGGCGGTTCGACGACCTCCACTACCACGCCAAGACCCAGGGAACGCTCGACGCGGGCGCCTTCGAGTCCACCGTTCGGGAGTTCGCCGACCTCGCGCAGGGCGGCGAGGGCTCGCTCGTGCTCGTCGACGAACTCGAGAGCATCACCGAACCCGGCGCGTCGGCGAAGATCATCGCCGGCATCCTCGAGGCGCTCTCAGAGAACGGCGCGACGGCCGTCTTCGTCTCCCACCTGGCCGGCGAGATCCGCGAGATGGCCGACTACGACGTGACCGTCGACGGCATCGAGGCGGTCGGCCTCGTTGACGGCGAACTCGAGGTCAACCGTTCGCCCGTCAAGGACCACCTCGCGCGGTCGACGCCCGAACTGATCGTCGAGAAACTGGCCGACGAAGCCCGGGACGACGCGGTTGCGACCAACGGCGGCGCGCCCGCAAACGACGGCGATGGCGACCCGGAACCAGTCTTCTACGATCGCCTCCTCGAGAAGTTCGACTAG
- a CDS encoding SagB/ThcOx family dehydrogenase: MPTGALDYHRRTKHSPRSVREGSTGLNFDNKPTPYKAYVDLPSIPLAERIRPPQQPALSAIAEPTPDGDSRRERRPDRETVTTLCYYAAGITKEIDLRNRTKLFRAAATTGALYHVDLYVVCGDLEGSDDASTADRDLEAGVYHFDPRTLSLDVLREGDYRDVLAAATEYDAVTDAPLSVVATSTWWRNAWKYEARTVRHAFWDSGTTLANLLSVAHALDYRAEVVTGFADRPVADLLGVDPEREVPLEIVPIGAGAPVPSSASADIDPIDPATETLSPNEREFPLIHEAWQAGTLEDGAAAESWRARGPRENRTIGTRDPGNGERVPLEPVGHERASSRPLHRTIRRRGSCREYEREPISFRQLSTVLDRAVRGVPMDVRGGADRSETGADPPLSFVDPYLIVNGVDGLESGSYHYHPDAGELERLQSGEFRREASHLALDQRLGGEAAVCIYFLTDLEALVDALGDRSYRAAQLEAALTAGRLYLGTYAHRTLGGTGLTFYDDVVTDFFAPRAAGQTPMFLYTMGRPA; encoded by the coding sequence ATGCCAACCGGAGCGCTCGACTACCACCGCCGGACGAAACACTCGCCCAGAAGCGTCCGCGAGGGGAGTACGGGACTGAATTTCGACAACAAGCCGACGCCGTACAAGGCGTACGTCGACCTGCCGTCGATACCGCTCGCCGAGCGGATCCGGCCGCCCCAGCAGCCGGCGCTGTCGGCGATCGCCGAGCCGACGCCCGACGGCGACTCGAGGCGGGAGCGACGTCCCGACCGCGAGACCGTCACGACGCTCTGTTACTACGCTGCGGGTATCACGAAGGAGATCGACCTCCGAAACCGGACGAAACTGTTCCGTGCGGCGGCGACCACCGGCGCGCTCTACCACGTCGATCTGTACGTCGTCTGCGGCGACCTCGAGGGGTCGGACGACGCCTCGACTGCCGATCGCGACCTCGAGGCCGGCGTCTATCACTTCGATCCCCGAACGCTCTCGCTCGACGTCCTCCGCGAGGGCGACTACCGCGACGTCTTGGCGGCCGCCACCGAGTACGACGCCGTTACCGACGCGCCGCTATCGGTCGTCGCGACCTCGACGTGGTGGCGAAACGCCTGGAAGTACGAGGCTCGCACCGTCCGTCACGCCTTCTGGGACTCGGGAACGACGCTGGCGAACCTGCTCTCGGTCGCCCACGCGCTGGACTACCGCGCCGAGGTCGTCACCGGCTTCGCCGATCGACCCGTCGCCGATCTGCTCGGCGTCGATCCCGAGCGGGAGGTGCCCCTCGAGATCGTCCCGATCGGCGCGGGCGCGCCCGTTCCGAGTTCGGCGTCCGCCGATATCGACCCGATCGATCCCGCTACTGAAACTCTCTCACCGAACGAACGGGAATTTCCGCTGATCCACGAGGCCTGGCAGGCCGGAACGCTCGAGGACGGTGCCGCTGCCGAGTCATGGCGCGCCAGGGGACCGAGGGAGAACCGGACGATCGGCACCCGCGACCCCGGCAACGGCGAGCGCGTTCCGCTCGAGCCGGTCGGCCACGAGCGGGCCTCGAGCCGTCCTCTCCATCGAACGATCCGTCGACGCGGCTCCTGTCGCGAGTACGAGCGCGAGCCGATCAGCTTCAGACAGCTATCGACCGTGCTCGACCGGGCCGTCCGCGGCGTTCCGATGGACGTGCGGGGCGGGGCCGACCGGAGCGAGACCGGAGCCGACCCGCCGCTCTCGTTCGTCGACCCCTATCTGATCGTCAACGGCGTCGACGGTCTCGAGTCGGGCAGCTACCACTACCACCCCGACGCGGGCGAACTCGAGCGGCTGCAGTCGGGCGAGTTCCGTCGGGAGGCGAGCCACCTCGCGCTGGACCAGCGCCTCGGCGGCGAGGCCGCCGTCTGCATCTATTTCCTGACCGACTTAGAGGCGCTCGTCGACGCGCTCGGTGATCGCAGCTATCGCGCGGCCCAACTCGAGGCCGCGCTGACGGCGGGCCGACTGTACCTGGGAACCTACGCCCACCGGACGCTGGGCGGGACGGGGCTGACCTTCTACGACGACGTCGTGACGGATTTCTTCGCGCCGCGTGCCGCCGGACAAACGCCGATGTTCCTGTACACGATGGGGCGGCCGGCCTGA
- a CDS encoding DUF368 domain-containing protein — MEYERTDVVDRVELLRAYAYGLCMGAVDALPGVSGGTIALLLGFYGRLIAAVTALTPGRALTVLRGYRPERRSQARDALLEMDLQFLLPLGVGMVTAVVFIADIVSSLESSHPIALFGFFTGLIAASAVALYRSLEISSPSHVVAGLAGAGLALLVAADVVQLPGSGGVVIFLAGAVAISAMILPGISGSLILILLGQYVYLSGELSAFVHAVTDLVVGGSLAAVVDPGTTVALFVAGGIVGLVTIARVVRAALARHREVTMIFLVSLIAGSTPAPLHNIGEASAWTVETVALTAAWAVLGAVALFGLERLVGGFDPE; from the coding sequence ATGGAGTATGAACGCACCGACGTGGTCGACCGCGTCGAACTGCTTCGCGCCTACGCGTACGGCCTCTGTATGGGCGCGGTCGACGCCCTGCCCGGCGTCTCGGGCGGCACCATCGCGCTCCTGCTCGGCTTCTACGGACGGCTGATCGCCGCCGTGACCGCGCTCACCCCCGGACGGGCGCTCACCGTCCTGCGAGGGTATCGCCCCGAGCGGCGCTCCCAGGCCCGGGACGCGCTCCTCGAGATGGACCTCCAGTTCCTGCTGCCCCTCGGCGTCGGGATGGTCACCGCCGTCGTCTTCATCGCGGACATCGTCTCGTCGCTCGAGTCGTCCCACCCGATCGCCCTGTTCGGCTTCTTCACCGGCCTGATCGCCGCCTCGGCGGTCGCCCTCTACCGGAGCCTCGAGATCTCCTCGCCGAGCCACGTCGTCGCCGGGCTGGCCGGTGCCGGGCTCGCCTTGCTGGTCGCCGCCGACGTCGTCCAACTTCCGGGCAGCGGCGGAGTCGTGATCTTCCTCGCCGGCGCCGTCGCCATCAGCGCGATGATCCTGCCGGGGATCTCGGGCTCGCTCATCCTGATCCTGCTCGGCCAGTACGTCTACCTCTCCGGGGAACTGAGCGCGTTCGTTCACGCGGTCACCGACCTCGTCGTCGGCGGCTCGCTCGCGGCCGTCGTCGACCCGGGGACGACCGTCGCGCTGTTCGTCGCCGGCGGGATCGTCGGGCTCGTGACGATCGCTCGCGTCGTCCGCGCGGCGCTGGCCCGCCACCGCGAGGTAACGATGATCTTTCTGGTGAGTCTGATCGCCGGGTCGACTCCCGCCCCGCTGCACAATATCGGCGAGGCGTCCGCGTGGACGGTCGAGACGGTCGCATTGACGGCCGCGTGGGCGGTTCTCGGAGCCGTCGCCCTCTTCGGGCTCGAGCGCCTCGTCGGCGGCTTCGATCCGGAGTGA
- a CDS encoding type 1 glutamine amidotransferase: MESPTITVVRNEVDSDCEYHCDALERFVSKAAATTRTVDYPAGERPALEATDGVVITGSTAGVYEVDDRPWIAEQKRLVRELIDRELPTLGVCFGHQIANAALGGTVEHVETTARPVAADLDDDPLFDGVSSVVPVTHGDIVTDTGAEMEIIGSADYYPAFATRHRTAPLWTVQFHPEFTADLRDRLEADFGWTEDDRGFEAVNATRVVENFASIVADADSNSDA; encoded by the coding sequence ATGGAGTCGCCGACGATCACCGTCGTCCGCAACGAGGTCGATTCCGACTGCGAGTACCACTGCGACGCGCTCGAGCGGTTCGTTTCGAAGGCCGCGGCTACTACGCGAACGGTCGACTACCCCGCCGGCGAACGGCCCGCCCTCGAGGCCACCGACGGCGTCGTCATCACGGGGAGTACCGCGGGGGTCTACGAGGTCGACGACCGACCGTGGATCGCCGAGCAGAAACGGCTCGTTCGGGAACTGATCGATCGCGAACTCCCGACGCTGGGCGTCTGCTTCGGCCATCAGATCGCCAACGCGGCGCTCGGCGGCACCGTCGAGCACGTCGAGACGACCGCGCGACCGGTCGCCGCCGACCTCGACGACGACCCGCTCTTCGACGGCGTCTCGTCGGTCGTCCCAGTCACGCACGGCGATATCGTCACCGACACCGGTGCGGAGATGGAGATCATCGGCTCGGCCGACTACTACCCCGCGTTCGCCACGCGCCACCGGACGGCGCCGCTGTGGACGGTGCAGTTCCACCCCGAGTTCACCGCCGATCTGCGCGACCGCCTCGAGGCCGATTTCGGCTGGACCGAAGACGATCGCGGATTCGAAGCGGTGAACGCGACCCGCGTCGTCGAGAACTTCGCGTCGATCGTCGCGGACGCGGACTCGAATTCGGACGCGTAG
- a CDS encoding MFS transporter has protein sequence MIPAKYKNLILATAMFNLGFVIWFSFAPFTGEIADEFGLSVAQLGIVSSAAVIAVPLGRIIVGPLTDRYGAPVTAGGTMLLVGTFAIISAFARTYEVFTASRIVASLAGITFVIGIQHVSEWFEEENLGTAEGIFAGIGNAGAGLGAYFTLPRIFGEGYAGPLFSSNWRAAFFYTGVLAVVLGVLYFVFGDAAKSDAKRAETKQGVSLDQWLYIATRHGAVVLAVAYVMTFGLELAMNGWLGTYYREAFGQSDIVIAATFAATFSIAAGLLRPIGGYVSDLVAREETNILPVFTGRYREQWTFATLVFVMFAMFGMTAAGLTGNIYVAVVAGFFVGVGCAFSEGAIFAQVPAMFPDNSGSVAGFVGGIGSSGGSIYPLIFAAPFLSNLHLGYAVVGATMIPIIALSAWVFQPHIAERATENGWLISENPATSNGGGSGASPTSND, from the coding sequence ATGATCCCCGCGAAGTACAAGAACCTGATCCTCGCGACGGCGATGTTCAACCTCGGGTTCGTCATCTGGTTCTCCTTCGCTCCCTTCACGGGCGAGATCGCCGACGAGTTCGGGCTCTCGGTGGCTCAGCTCGGGATCGTCTCGAGTGCGGCCGTCATCGCCGTCCCGCTCGGCCGGATCATCGTCGGGCCGCTGACCGACAGATACGGGGCCCCGGTGACCGCGGGGGGAACGATGCTCCTCGTCGGGACCTTCGCGATTATCAGCGCGTTCGCACGGACCTACGAAGTGTTCACCGCCTCGCGGATCGTCGCCTCGCTGGCGGGGATCACCTTCGTCATCGGGATCCAGCACGTCTCCGAGTGGTTCGAGGAGGAGAACCTGGGAACGGCAGAGGGGATCTTCGCCGGAATCGGCAACGCCGGCGCGGGACTGGGCGCGTACTTCACTCTGCCGCGGATCTTCGGTGAGGGGTACGCCGGACCGCTGTTCTCGTCGAACTGGCGGGCCGCGTTCTTCTACACCGGCGTGCTCGCCGTCGTCCTCGGCGTCCTCTACTTCGTCTTCGGCGACGCGGCGAAGAGCGACGCGAAACGCGCGGAGACCAAGCAGGGCGTCAGCCTGGATCAGTGGCTCTACATCGCGACGCGCCACGGCGCGGTCGTGCTCGCGGTGGCGTACGTCATGACCTTCGGCCTCGAGCTGGCGATGAACGGCTGGCTGGGCACCTACTACCGCGAGGCGTTCGGCCAGAGCGACATCGTGATCGCGGCGACGTTCGCGGCGACGTTCTCGATCGCGGCGGGGCTGCTCCGCCCGATCGGGGGCTACGTCAGCGACCTCGTCGCGCGCGAGGAGACGAACATCCTCCCGGTGTTCACGGGTCGCTACCGCGAACAATGGACGTTCGCGACGCTCGTATTCGTCATGTTCGCGATGTTCGGCATGACGGCGGCCGGCCTGACCGGGAACATCTACGTCGCCGTCGTCGCCGGCTTCTTCGTCGGCGTCGGCTGCGCGTTCTCCGAGGGCGCGATCTTCGCCCAAGTGCCCGCGATGTTCCCCGACAACTCGGGCTCCGTGGCCGGCTTCGTCGGCGGCATCGGCTCCTCCGGCGGGTCGATCTACCCGCTGATCTTCGCCGCGCCGTTCCTGTCGAACCTCCACCTCGGCTACGCGGTCGTCGGCGCCACGATGATCCCGATCATCGCGCTGAGCGCATGGGTGTTCCAGCCCCACATCGCCGAGCGCGCGACGGAAAACGGCTGGCTCATCTCCGAGAACCCGGCCACGAGCAACGGAGGCGGAAGCGGCGCGAGCCCGACCAGCAACGACTGA
- a CDS encoding non-histone chromosomal MC1 family protein translates to MVREDGKRNFALRESDGEESSVFSGNTPRQAALKAARRLEPGSSEDAAERVELRLREKGTDKVHIYDGWAWEETAPDDKPDWMPGEITEANVSKKGIEHLDE, encoded by the coding sequence ATGGTACGCGAAGACGGGAAACGAAACTTTGCACTGCGCGAGTCGGACGGCGAGGAGTCCAGCGTCTTCTCCGGAAACACCCCGCGGCAGGCCGCCCTCAAGGCGGCCCGTCGGCTCGAGCCCGGCTCGAGCGAGGACGCCGCGGAACGCGTCGAGCTCAGGTTACGAGAGAAGGGCACGGACAAGGTTCACATCTACGACGGCTGGGCGTGGGAGGAGACGGCACCCGACGACAAGCCTGACTGGATGCCCGGCGAGATCACGGAGGCGAACGTCTCGAAGAAAGGTATCGAACACCTAGACGAGTGA